The following coding sequences lie in one Notolabrus celidotus isolate fNotCel1 chromosome 20, fNotCel1.pri, whole genome shotgun sequence genomic window:
- the arhgap23a gene encoding rho GTPase-activating protein 23 isoform X4, which yields MDQAKGRRDGLSSAGDNPRPPMATRPGREGGGMGWKGPRTLVLHKNSQGFGFTLRHFIVYPPESSLHTNLKDEENGNGKGYQKGRLEPMDTIFVKSVREKGPAHQAGLCTGDRLVKVNGESVLGKTYSQVIALIQNSESMLELSIMPKDEDVLQLVSAYSQDAYLTGNEPFSGGAENLPPPPALCYPRTKTTSPAGAPLSAPMGQNQLDNWSRWPGSSSPSSPLDNHSAVGSPASWQEGRAGEPGGVGHSSPAHRTEEIQYGMTSQQPQGQTRGRSYSSSSSSGGPLSSPLQVHYPNHHSGGSSQAQPRKSSSAWTSPPLPQLSHGRTERCQQALSDWYYSQLPERSGRSMQTRHRSYSQDRLSESRKQQQRSGGWPHSASQDTLMLLQQSGPGPHGEPYWSYADWEAGPGRGHQSTNYTRTRSENLLALYDRHGRSLEMLDRATAGLVSPRFERPSWQQAPQPPPRTDAYNKQGNHYGAAQAAPVSRQTHSKHHPQTHTQTHSQTQTQQAASQSRRLPHGHSMDDQPVGYRSYSPSFYRKTGRIMQQAHSFRDPSYSGPHLNWNPTPKSPPEGTAAPVTASTASPLASASPESQDRAYRPTNHERERGAVEGPAEMAAAAQTQEVVLRQKPPTGRRNAHGMRHHHYVLPMDGLEPSLFSPDLDDSGPTPESSRDVAPRKPNGNLAPLPIEDDSLASIPFIDEPTSPGADLRARHVPASSVVSSGMSSAPAVVTSPASPTFSFPLTRLFSHDCSSIKSSRRSSYLLAITTERSKSCDEGLNSFREEGRVFSRLPKRVKSFFTDGSLDNLGTAEEVRSKRHSTSELGNITYSDVRREGWLHYKQILTEKGKKVGSGMRPWKRVFSVLRSHSLFLYKDKREAVLRGATIGGGADDDQPISIRGCLVDIAYSETKRKHALRLTTQDFCEYLLQAEDREDMLDWIKFIRENSKTDSEELGFSRQALISKKLNDYRKQSPTGSKPDSSPRLPRMKPPFLLAKTDNPVGAPRSPKSDGKDESGPPKSPWGINIMKKTKKSGPKAFGVRLEDCQPGVNNKFIPLIVEICCGLVEDMGLEYTGIYRVPGNNAMVSQLQDQLNKGVEINPAEEKWQDLNVVSSLLKSFFRKLPEPLFTNDKYNDFIDANRMENASDRLKTIKKLIRDLPDYYYHTLSFLVHHLKTVADNSDKNKMEPRNLALVFGPTLVRTSEDNMKDMVTHMPDRYKIVETLIQHCIWFFTEEQDKDEKTPVDTEDVQPAPNIDHLLSNIGRTALLGEASDSTNSDSAKSKGSWGSKKDLGAKDFLALSIMSAVTGRKRRKRHNARRVGSSTDDDSEHEPIKAGHLGAEEEEEVESPEGGTAPRAEGEEDEDEEEEEEEEEEVVESEVKEEIEEEVAVDIPSRPCSKEEEEAGGRQAAILQEEEEEVRVEVKGPPWRSPEDARSIVSGYSTLSTLGRSLGSEGRGDDADDEHSELVSETDNESGFASRSLTQERPEKHPTAPVNTQPPTAPRSFLYTHYKPPVLSPTNLLAPPTALTHTPDSAERSEGGARSTTPSSSSFSSSSTSHKLNSRPSFNSHKLIQCDTLARKKLKSEKAKARSLDLLDLPGAAVQSDRSGSSSDGAVRVRRETSRTNPSSGSSQESLRPTRPKPAVPPSEASSFTPTGPGGRSLADQVRARLLGSADDLRSVGLRKPLSPETRRKRRAWRRHTVVASPTEVSEKRPPMTVNEFTLSPNTQNQVKTPGLPPSADGLEHASASRQAPTSRFHQYL from the exons GCGAAGGGGCGGAGGGATGGTCTCTCCTCAGCCGGTGACAACCCTCGGCCGCCGATGGCGACCCGGCCGGGAAGGGAGGGGGGCGGCATGGGCTGGAAGGGTCCCCGGACGCTGGTTCTCCATAAGAACTCCCAGGGTTTCGGCTTCACCCTGCGCCACTTCATCGTTTACCCCCCAGAGTCGTCCCTGCACACAAACCTCAAG GATGAGGAGAACGGTAATGGAAAGG GATATCAGAAAGGTCGCCTGGAGCCGATGGACACCATATTTGTGAAGAGCGTGAGAGAAAAAGGTCCTGCCCATCAGGCGGGCTTGTGCacag gtGACCGGCTGGTGAAAGTGAATGGAGAAAGTGTTTTAGGGAAGACGTACTCGCAGGTGATCGCCCTCATTCAGAACAG TGAGAGTATGCTGGAGCTCTCCATCATGCCAAAAGACGAAGACGTGCTTCAGTTGGTAAGT GCGTACTCCCAGGATGCCTACCTGACAGGCAACGAACCCTTCTCAGGGGGAGCTGAGAACCTCCCACCTCCGCCTGCCCTCTGTTACCCACGCACCAAAACCACATCCCCTGCAGGAGCCCCTCTGTCGGCTCCCATGGGCCAGAACCAGCTGGACAACTGGAGTCGCTGGCCAGGTTCATCAAGCCCTTCCTCACCTTTGGACAACCACTCTGCAGTGGGCAGCCCCGCCAGTTGGCAAGAGGGTCGAGCAGGAGAGCCAGGCGGCGTGGGTCACAGCAGCCCGGCCCACCGCACAGAGGAGATCCAGTACGGTATGACCAGCCAGCAGCCTCAGGGCCAGACCAGGGGGCGCTCctactcttcttcttcctcatcagGAGGCCCCTTGTCCAGCCCCCTTCAGGTCCACTACCCCAACCACCACTCTGGTGGCTCCTCACAAGCTCAACCACGCAAGTCCAGCTCGGCCTGGACCAGCCCCCCCTTGCCCCAGCTAAGCCATGGCCGCACTGAGCGCTGCCAGCAGGCGCTGTCAGACTGGTACTACAGCCAGCTGCCTGAGCGCTCAGGACGCAGCATGCAGACTCGACACCGCAGCTACTCACAGGACCGGCTCAGTGAGTccaggaagcagcagcagcggtcTGGTGGCTGGCCACACAGCGCTTCCCAGGACACTCTGATGTTACTGCAGCAATCAGGACCCGGACCCCATGGAGAGCCCTACTGGTCTTACGCAGACTGGGAGGCAGGCCCGGGTAGGGGCCACCAATCCACAAACTATACACGAACACGCTCTGAAAACCTGCTGGCCCTGTACGATCGTCACGGACGCTCGTTAGAGATGCTGGATCGAGCAACAGCTGGACTGGTCTCGCCTCGGTTTGAGAGGCCGTCATGGCAGCAGgctcctcagcctcctcctaGGACTGATGCTTACAACAAGCAGGGGAACCACTACGGTGCAGCACAAGCTGCTCCCGTGTCCCGTCAGACACATTCTAAACACCACCCTCAGACTCACACCCAGACCCACTCCCAGACTCAGACCCAACAGGCCGCCTCTCAGAGCAGGCGGCTCCCCCATGGACACAGCATGGACGACCAGCCGGTGGGTTACCGCAGCTACAGCCCATCTTTTTATAGAAAGACAGGTCGCATCATGCAGCAGGCCCACTCTTTCAGGGACCCTTCATACTCTGGTCCACATTTGAACTGGAACCCAACTCCTAAGAGTCCTCCTGAGGGCACTGCAGCACCCGTCACCGCCTCTACCGCCTCCCCGCTCGCCTCCGCCTCTCCAGAATCCCAGGACAGAGCTTATAGGCCGACAAACCATGAGAGGGAACGAGGGGCAGTGGAGGGGCCGGCGGAGATGGCAGCGGCGGCACAGACACAGGAAGTGGTGCTGAGACAGAAACCTCCCACTGGGCGGAGGAACGCCCACGGCATGCGGCATCACCACTATGTGCTGCCCATGGATGGACTGGAACCTTCTTTGTTTTCTCCTGACCTTGACGACTCGGGTCCCACCCCTGAGTCATCAAGAGATGTAGCTCCACGCAAACCAAATGGCAACCTGGCCCCCCTCCCCATCGAGGACGACTCTCTGGCCTCCATCCCCTTCATAG ATGAGCCGACCAGCCCCGGTGCTGATTTGCGCGCCCGCCACGTGCCGGCGTCTTCCGTGGTGTCCAGCGGCATGAGTTCGGCCCCCGCCGTGGTCACCAGCCCCGCCTCCCCTACTTTCTCCTTCCCCCTCACTAGGCTCTTCTCACACGACTGCA GCAGTATTAAATCCAGTCGCCGTTCCTCCTATCTTCTAGCCATCACCACAGAGCGCTCCAAGTCATGTGACGAAGGACTCAACTCGTTCAGAGAGGAGGGACGAGTCTTCTC GAGGCTTCCAAAGAGAGTGAAGAGTTTCTTTACAGACGGG tcTCTAGACAACCTCGGCACAGCAGAAGAGGTCAGATCCAAACGCCACTCCACCTCAGAGCTTGGAAACATCACGTACAGCGACGTACGGCGAGAAGGATGGCTGCACTACAAACAGATCCTCACAGAGAAGGGCAAG AAGGTGGGCAGCGGCATGCGTCCGTGGAAGCGAGTCTTTTCAGTTCTCCGCTCCCATTCGCTGTTCCTCTACAAAGACAAGAGAGAGGCCGTGCTTCGAGGGGCCACAATCGGAGGCGGGGCAGATGACGACCAGCCAATCAGCATCCGAGGCTGCCTGGTGGATATCGCATACAGTGAAACCAAACGAAAGCATGCGCTGCGGCTGACCACGCAGGACTTCTGTGAGTAcctgctgcaggcggaggaCCGCGAGGACATGCTGGACTGGATCAAGTTCATCAGGGAGAACAGCAAGACAGACAGTGAG gagCTCGGGTTCTCCAGACAGGCGCTCATCAGTAAGAAGCTGAATGATTACAGGAAACAGAG TCCGACAGGCAGTAAACCAGACTCCTCGCCCAGGCTGCCTCGCATGAAACCCCCATTCCTGCTCGCCAAGACAGATAACCCAGTTGGAGCGCCACGATCCCCAAAATCAGACGGCAAAG ATGAGAGCGGCCCTCCGAAGTCTCCGTGGGGAATCAACATcatgaagaagacaaagaagtcTGGACCCAAAGCTTTCGGTGTGCGTCTGGAGGATTGTCAGCCTGGTGTCAATAACAAG ttcATCCCTCTAATCGTGGAGATCTGCTGCGGTCTGGTGGAGGACATGGGTTTGGAGTATACTGGGATCTACAGAGTCCCCGGGAACAACGCCATGGTGTCCCAGCTGCAGGATCAGCTCAACAAGGGCGTCGAGATAAACCCCGCGGAGGAG AAGTGGCAGGACCTGAATGTCGTCAGCAGTTTACTCAAATCTTTCTTCAGAAAACTTCCAGAGCCGCTTTTCACCAACG ACAAATACAACGACTTCATCGACGCCAATCGCATGGAGAACGCATCCGACAGACTGAAGACCATAAAGAAACTT ATTCGTGACCTCCCGGATTATTACTATCACACTCTTAGTTTCCTGGTCCATCACCTAAAGACTGTTGCTGACAACTCAGATAAAAACAAG ATGGAGCCTCGTAACCTGGCTCTGGTGTTCGGACCCACTCTGGTCAGGACGTCTGAGGACAACATGAAAGACATGGTCACACACATGCCCGACCGCTACAAGATCGTAGAGACGCTCATACAGCAT TGCATCTGGTTTTTCACAGAAGAGCAGGACAAGGATGAAAAG ACACCGGTGGACACAGAGGACGTCCAGCCTGCCCCCAACATCGACCACCTTCTCTCCAACATCGGCAGGACAGCTCTGCTCGGGGAGGCCTCAG ACTCAACCAACAGTGACTCAGCTAAATCGAAG GGCTCATGGGGGTCAAAGAAAGACCTGGGAGCCAAAGACTTCCTGGCTCTGTCCATCATGTCAGCCGTCACAGGTCGCAAACGCAGGAAGCGCCACAACGCTCGCCGTGTGGGCAGCAGCACTGACGACGACTCGGAGCACGAGCCAATCAAAGCCGGACATCTCGGGgccgaggaggaagaggaggtggaatCGCCTGAAGGGGGCACTGCTCCTcgagcagagggagaggaggatgaggatgaagaagaggaggaggaagaggaagaggaagtagTAGAAAGCGAAGTGAAAGAGGAGATAGAGGAGGAAGTGGCGGTGGATATTCCCAGCCGGCCGTGTagtaaagaggaagaggaggcaggaggaagGCAGGCGGCCATtttgcaggaggaggaggaggaggtgcggGTGGAGGTGAAGGGGCCTCCGTGGAGATCTCCAGAGGACGCTCGCTCCATTGTCTCTGGTTACTCCACTCTCTCCACGCTAGGGCGGAGCCTGGGGTCAGAGGGGCGAGGGGACGATGCTGACGATGAGCACAGCGAGCTGGTGAGCGAGACGGACAACGAGAGCGGCTTCGCCTCACGCTCCCTGACTCAGGAACGACCTGAGAAACACCCGACTGCACCTGTGAACACGCAGCCGCCCACAGCTCCACGCAGCTTCCTCTACACACACTACAAACCCCCTGTTCTGTCTCCAACCAACCTTCTGGCCCCGCCCAcagccctcacacacacaccagactctgcagagaggagcgaAGGAGGAGCGAGGTCCACCACACCgtcatcctcctccttctcctcctcctccacctctcacAAACTGAACTCACGGCCTTCCTTTAATTCACACAAGCTGATCCAGTGCGACACTCTGGCCAGGAAGAAGCTGAAGTCTGAGAAGGCCAAAGCTCGATCCTTAGACCTGCTGGATCTGCCGGGAGCTGCCGTACAGAGCGACAGGTCCGGGTCTAGTTCAGATGGTGCAGTAAGAGTGAGGAGGGAAACCTCAAGAACCAACCCCTCCTCAGGGAGCAGCCAGGAGAGCCTGCGCCCGACACGACCCAAGCCGGCTGTGCCACCCAGCGAGGCCTCCTCCTTCACCCCGACCGGCCCCGGCGGCAGGTCTCTGGCAGACCAGGTCCGTGCTCGTCTGCTGGGCTCGGCCGACGACCTGCGCAGCGTGGGATTGCGAAAACCGCTGTCCCCCGAGACACGGAGGAAGAGGCGAGCCTGGCGGAGACACACCGTGGTGGCTTCCCCGACCGAGGTGTCTGAAAAGAGACCCCCAATGACTGTAAACGAGTTCACTCTGTCCCCCAATACCCAAAACCAGGTCAAAACACCAGGGCTGCCTCCGAGTGCTGACGGGCTCGAACACGCGTCGGCTTCACGTCAGGCACCAACCTCCAGATTTCACCAGTACCTGTGA
- the arhgap23a gene encoding rho GTPase-activating protein 23 isoform X3 has translation MNGVAFCLVGIPPYSENHAKGRRDGLSSAGDNPRPPMATRPGREGGGMGWKGPRTLVLHKNSQGFGFTLRHFIVYPPESSLHTNLKDEENGNGKGYQKGRLEPMDTIFVKSVREKGPAHQAGLCTGDRLVKVNGESVLGKTYSQVIALIQNSESMLELSIMPKDEDVLQLVSAYSQDAYLTGNEPFSGGAENLPPPPALCYPRTKTTSPAGAPLSAPMGQNQLDNWSRWPGSSSPSSPLDNHSAVGSPASWQEGRAGEPGGVGHSSPAHRTEEIQYGMTSQQPQGQTRGRSYSSSSSSGGPLSSPLQVHYPNHHSGGSSQAQPRKSSSAWTSPPLPQLSHGRTERCQQALSDWYYSQLPERSGRSMQTRHRSYSQDRLSESRKQQQRSGGWPHSASQDTLMLLQQSGPGPHGEPYWSYADWEAGPGRGHQSTNYTRTRSENLLALYDRHGRSLEMLDRATAGLVSPRFERPSWQQAPQPPPRTDAYNKQGNHYGAAQAAPVSRQTHSKHHPQTHTQTHSQTQTQQAASQSRRLPHGHSMDDQPVGYRSYSPSFYRKTGRIMQQAHSFRDPSYSGPHLNWNPTPKSPPEGTAAPVTASTASPLASASPESQDRAYRPTNHERERGAVEGPAEMAAAAQTQEVVLRQKPPTGRRNAHGMRHHHYVLPMDGLEPSLFSPDLDDSGPTPESSRDVAPRKPNGNLAPLPIEDDSLASIPFIDEPTSPGADLRARHVPASSVVSSGMSSAPAVVTSPASPTFSFPLTRLFSHDCTITTERSKSCDEGLNSFREEGRVFSRLPKRVKSFFTDGSLDNLGTAEEVRSKRHSTSELGNITYSDVRREGWLHYKQILTEKGKKVGSGMRPWKRVFSVLRSHSLFLYKDKREAVLRGATIGGGADDDQPISIRGCLVDIAYSETKRKHALRLTTQDFCEYLLQAEDREDMLDWIKFIRENSKTDSEELGFSRQALISKKLNDYRKQSPTGSKPDSSPRLPRMKPPFLLAKTDNPVGAPRSPKSDGKDESGPPKSPWGINIMKKTKKSGPKAFGVRLEDCQPGVNNKFIPLIVEICCGLVEDMGLEYTGIYRVPGNNAMVSQLQDQLNKGVEINPAEEKWQDLNVVSSLLKSFFRKLPEPLFTNDKYNDFIDANRMENASDRLKTIKKLIRDLPDYYYHTLSFLVHHLKTVADNSDKNKMEPRNLALVFGPTLVRTSEDNMKDMVTHMPDRYKIVETLIQHCIWFFTEEQDKDEKTPVDTEDVQPAPNIDHLLSNIGRTALLGEASDSTNSDSAKSKGSWGSKKDLGAKDFLALSIMSAVTGRKRRKRHNARRVGSSTDDDSEHEPIKAGHLGAEEEEEVESPEGGTAPRAEGEEDEDEEEEEEEEEEVVESEVKEEIEEEVAVDIPSRPCSKEEEEAGGRQAAILQEEEEEVRVEVKGPPWRSPEDARSIVSGYSTLSTLGRSLGSEGRGDDADDEHSELVSETDNESGFASRSLTQERPEKHPTAPVNTQPPTAPRSFLYTHYKPPVLSPTNLLAPPTALTHTPDSAERSEGGARSTTPSSSSFSSSSTSHKLNSRPSFNSHKLIQCDTLARKKLKSEKAKARSLDLLDLPGAAVQSDRSGSSSDGAVRVRRETSRTNPSSGSSQESLRPTRPKPAVPPSEASSFTPTGPGGRSLADQVRARLLGSADDLRSVGLRKPLSPETRRKRRAWRRHTVVASPTEVSEKRPPMTVNEFTLSPNTQNQVKTPGLPPSADGLEHASASRQAPTSRFHQYL, from the exons GCGAAGGGGCGGAGGGATGGTCTCTCCTCAGCCGGTGACAACCCTCGGCCGCCGATGGCGACCCGGCCGGGAAGGGAGGGGGGCGGCATGGGCTGGAAGGGTCCCCGGACGCTGGTTCTCCATAAGAACTCCCAGGGTTTCGGCTTCACCCTGCGCCACTTCATCGTTTACCCCCCAGAGTCGTCCCTGCACACAAACCTCAAG GATGAGGAGAACGGTAATGGAAAGG GATATCAGAAAGGTCGCCTGGAGCCGATGGACACCATATTTGTGAAGAGCGTGAGAGAAAAAGGTCCTGCCCATCAGGCGGGCTTGTGCacag gtGACCGGCTGGTGAAAGTGAATGGAGAAAGTGTTTTAGGGAAGACGTACTCGCAGGTGATCGCCCTCATTCAGAACAG TGAGAGTATGCTGGAGCTCTCCATCATGCCAAAAGACGAAGACGTGCTTCAGTTGGTAAGT GCGTACTCCCAGGATGCCTACCTGACAGGCAACGAACCCTTCTCAGGGGGAGCTGAGAACCTCCCACCTCCGCCTGCCCTCTGTTACCCACGCACCAAAACCACATCCCCTGCAGGAGCCCCTCTGTCGGCTCCCATGGGCCAGAACCAGCTGGACAACTGGAGTCGCTGGCCAGGTTCATCAAGCCCTTCCTCACCTTTGGACAACCACTCTGCAGTGGGCAGCCCCGCCAGTTGGCAAGAGGGTCGAGCAGGAGAGCCAGGCGGCGTGGGTCACAGCAGCCCGGCCCACCGCACAGAGGAGATCCAGTACGGTATGACCAGCCAGCAGCCTCAGGGCCAGACCAGGGGGCGCTCctactcttcttcttcctcatcagGAGGCCCCTTGTCCAGCCCCCTTCAGGTCCACTACCCCAACCACCACTCTGGTGGCTCCTCACAAGCTCAACCACGCAAGTCCAGCTCGGCCTGGACCAGCCCCCCCTTGCCCCAGCTAAGCCATGGCCGCACTGAGCGCTGCCAGCAGGCGCTGTCAGACTGGTACTACAGCCAGCTGCCTGAGCGCTCAGGACGCAGCATGCAGACTCGACACCGCAGCTACTCACAGGACCGGCTCAGTGAGTccaggaagcagcagcagcggtcTGGTGGCTGGCCACACAGCGCTTCCCAGGACACTCTGATGTTACTGCAGCAATCAGGACCCGGACCCCATGGAGAGCCCTACTGGTCTTACGCAGACTGGGAGGCAGGCCCGGGTAGGGGCCACCAATCCACAAACTATACACGAACACGCTCTGAAAACCTGCTGGCCCTGTACGATCGTCACGGACGCTCGTTAGAGATGCTGGATCGAGCAACAGCTGGACTGGTCTCGCCTCGGTTTGAGAGGCCGTCATGGCAGCAGgctcctcagcctcctcctaGGACTGATGCTTACAACAAGCAGGGGAACCACTACGGTGCAGCACAAGCTGCTCCCGTGTCCCGTCAGACACATTCTAAACACCACCCTCAGACTCACACCCAGACCCACTCCCAGACTCAGACCCAACAGGCCGCCTCTCAGAGCAGGCGGCTCCCCCATGGACACAGCATGGACGACCAGCCGGTGGGTTACCGCAGCTACAGCCCATCTTTTTATAGAAAGACAGGTCGCATCATGCAGCAGGCCCACTCTTTCAGGGACCCTTCATACTCTGGTCCACATTTGAACTGGAACCCAACTCCTAAGAGTCCTCCTGAGGGCACTGCAGCACCCGTCACCGCCTCTACCGCCTCCCCGCTCGCCTCCGCCTCTCCAGAATCCCAGGACAGAGCTTATAGGCCGACAAACCATGAGAGGGAACGAGGGGCAGTGGAGGGGCCGGCGGAGATGGCAGCGGCGGCACAGACACAGGAAGTGGTGCTGAGACAGAAACCTCCCACTGGGCGGAGGAACGCCCACGGCATGCGGCATCACCACTATGTGCTGCCCATGGATGGACTGGAACCTTCTTTGTTTTCTCCTGACCTTGACGACTCGGGTCCCACCCCTGAGTCATCAAGAGATGTAGCTCCACGCAAACCAAATGGCAACCTGGCCCCCCTCCCCATCGAGGACGACTCTCTGGCCTCCATCCCCTTCATAG ATGAGCCGACCAGCCCCGGTGCTGATTTGCGCGCCCGCCACGTGCCGGCGTCTTCCGTGGTGTCCAGCGGCATGAGTTCGGCCCCCGCCGTGGTCACCAGCCCCGCCTCCCCTACTTTCTCCTTCCCCCTCACTAGGCTCTTCTCACACGACTGCA CCATCACCACAGAGCGCTCCAAGTCATGTGACGAAGGACTCAACTCGTTCAGAGAGGAGGGACGAGTCTTCTC GAGGCTTCCAAAGAGAGTGAAGAGTTTCTTTACAGACGGG tcTCTAGACAACCTCGGCACAGCAGAAGAGGTCAGATCCAAACGCCACTCCACCTCAGAGCTTGGAAACATCACGTACAGCGACGTACGGCGAGAAGGATGGCTGCACTACAAACAGATCCTCACAGAGAAGGGCAAG AAGGTGGGCAGCGGCATGCGTCCGTGGAAGCGAGTCTTTTCAGTTCTCCGCTCCCATTCGCTGTTCCTCTACAAAGACAAGAGAGAGGCCGTGCTTCGAGGGGCCACAATCGGAGGCGGGGCAGATGACGACCAGCCAATCAGCATCCGAGGCTGCCTGGTGGATATCGCATACAGTGAAACCAAACGAAAGCATGCGCTGCGGCTGACCACGCAGGACTTCTGTGAGTAcctgctgcaggcggaggaCCGCGAGGACATGCTGGACTGGATCAAGTTCATCAGGGAGAACAGCAAGACAGACAGTGAG gagCTCGGGTTCTCCAGACAGGCGCTCATCAGTAAGAAGCTGAATGATTACAGGAAACAGAG TCCGACAGGCAGTAAACCAGACTCCTCGCCCAGGCTGCCTCGCATGAAACCCCCATTCCTGCTCGCCAAGACAGATAACCCAGTTGGAGCGCCACGATCCCCAAAATCAGACGGCAAAG ATGAGAGCGGCCCTCCGAAGTCTCCGTGGGGAATCAACATcatgaagaagacaaagaagtcTGGACCCAAAGCTTTCGGTGTGCGTCTGGAGGATTGTCAGCCTGGTGTCAATAACAAG ttcATCCCTCTAATCGTGGAGATCTGCTGCGGTCTGGTGGAGGACATGGGTTTGGAGTATACTGGGATCTACAGAGTCCCCGGGAACAACGCCATGGTGTCCCAGCTGCAGGATCAGCTCAACAAGGGCGTCGAGATAAACCCCGCGGAGGAG AAGTGGCAGGACCTGAATGTCGTCAGCAGTTTACTCAAATCTTTCTTCAGAAAACTTCCAGAGCCGCTTTTCACCAACG ACAAATACAACGACTTCATCGACGCCAATCGCATGGAGAACGCATCCGACAGACTGAAGACCATAAAGAAACTT ATTCGTGACCTCCCGGATTATTACTATCACACTCTTAGTTTCCTGGTCCATCACCTAAAGACTGTTGCTGACAACTCAGATAAAAACAAG ATGGAGCCTCGTAACCTGGCTCTGGTGTTCGGACCCACTCTGGTCAGGACGTCTGAGGACAACATGAAAGACATGGTCACACACATGCCCGACCGCTACAAGATCGTAGAGACGCTCATACAGCAT TGCATCTGGTTTTTCACAGAAGAGCAGGACAAGGATGAAAAG ACACCGGTGGACACAGAGGACGTCCAGCCTGCCCCCAACATCGACCACCTTCTCTCCAACATCGGCAGGACAGCTCTGCTCGGGGAGGCCTCAG ACTCAACCAACAGTGACTCAGCTAAATCGAAG GGCTCATGGGGGTCAAAGAAAGACCTGGGAGCCAAAGACTTCCTGGCTCTGTCCATCATGTCAGCCGTCACAGGTCGCAAACGCAGGAAGCGCCACAACGCTCGCCGTGTGGGCAGCAGCACTGACGACGACTCGGAGCACGAGCCAATCAAAGCCGGACATCTCGGGgccgaggaggaagaggaggtggaatCGCCTGAAGGGGGCACTGCTCCTcgagcagagggagaggaggatgaggatgaagaagaggaggaggaagaggaagaggaagtagTAGAAAGCGAAGTGAAAGAGGAGATAGAGGAGGAAGTGGCGGTGGATATTCCCAGCCGGCCGTGTagtaaagaggaagaggaggcaggaggaagGCAGGCGGCCATtttgcaggaggaggaggaggaggtgcggGTGGAGGTGAAGGGGCCTCCGTGGAGATCTCCAGAGGACGCTCGCTCCATTGTCTCTGGTTACTCCACTCTCTCCACGCTAGGGCGGAGCCTGGGGTCAGAGGGGCGAGGGGACGATGCTGACGATGAGCACAGCGAGCTGGTGAGCGAGACGGACAACGAGAGCGGCTTCGCCTCACGCTCCCTGACTCAGGAACGACCTGAGAAACACCCGACTGCACCTGTGAACACGCAGCCGCCCACAGCTCCACGCAGCTTCCTCTACACACACTACAAACCCCCTGTTCTGTCTCCAACCAACCTTCTGGCCCCGCCCAcagccctcacacacacaccagactctgcagagaggagcgaAGGAGGAGCGAGGTCCACCACACCgtcatcctcctccttctcctcctcctccacctctcacAAACTGAACTCACGGCCTTCCTTTAATTCACACAAGCTGATCCAGTGCGACACTCTGGCCAGGAAGAAGCTGAAGTCTGAGAAGGCCAAAGCTCGATCCTTAGACCTGCTGGATCTGCCGGGAGCTGCCGTACAGAGCGACAGGTCCGGGTCTAGTTCAGATGGTGCAGTAAGAGTGAGGAGGGAAACCTCAAGAACCAACCCCTCCTCAGGGAGCAGCCAGGAGAGCCTGCGCCCGACACGACCCAAGCCGGCTGTGCCACCCAGCGAGGCCTCCTCCTTCACCCCGACCGGCCCCGGCGGCAGGTCTCTGGCAGACCAGGTCCGTGCTCGTCTGCTGGGCTCGGCCGACGACCTGCGCAGCGTGGGATTGCGAAAACCGCTGTCCCCCGAGACACGGAGGAAGAGGCGAGCCTGGCGGAGACACACCGTGGTGGCTTCCCCGACCGAGGTGTCTGAAAAGAGACCCCCAATGACTGTAAACGAGTTCACTCTGTCCCCCAATACCCAAAACCAGGTCAAAACACCAGGGCTGCCTCCGAGTGCTGACGGGCTCGAACACGCGTCGGCTTCACGTCAGGCACCAACCTCCAGATTTCACCAGTACCTGTGA